A region from the Pithys albifrons albifrons isolate INPA30051 chromosome Z, PitAlb_v1, whole genome shotgun sequence genome encodes:
- the KLF9 gene encoding Krueppel-like factor 9 isoform X1 produces MSAVAYVDFVAAQCLVSISNRSTVPEAARLKVPGEGEGARELRDPRDAWKDYCALLAIAKSLLELNKYRPLPAPSVCSDSVESPDEDAGSDSDAATEQGSSPPRSPPPGPPPRLRATGAAPKGKLAAEKRHKCPFSGCGKVYGKSSHLKAHYRVHTGERPFPCTWPDCLKKFSRSDELTRHYRTHTGEKQFRCPLCEKRFMRSDHLTKHARRHTEFHPSMIKRSKKSSSSSSL; encoded by the exons ATGTCGGCCGTCGCCTACGTGGACTTTGTGGCGGCGCAGTGTCTGGTCTCCATCTCCAACCGCTCCACCGTGCCCGAGGCGGCGCGGCTGAAGGTGCCGGGCGAGGGGGAGGGGGCCCGGGAGCTGCGCGACCCCCGCGACGCCTGGAAGGACTACTGCGCCCTGCTGGCCATCGCCAAGAGCCTGCTGGAGCTGAACAAGTACCGGCCGCTGCCCGCCCCCTCCGTCTGCAGTGACAGCGTGGAGAGCCCCGACGAGGACGCGGGCTCCGACAGCGACGCGGCCACCGAGCAGGGCTCCAGCCCACCCCGGAGTcccccgccggggccgcccccccGCCTGCGTGCCACTGGGGCCGCCCCCAAGGGGAAGCTGGCGGCCGAAAAGCGGCACAAGTGCCCCTTCAGCGGCTGCGGCAAGGTCTACGGCAAATCTTCCCACCTTAAGGCGCACTACCGGGTGCACACAG GTGAGCGACCATTCCCCTGCACATGGCCTGACTGCCTTAAGAAGTTCTCCCGCTCTGACGAGCTCACCCGGCACTACCGAACCCACACTGGTGAGAAACAGTTTCGATGCCCCCTCTGTGAGAAGCGGTTCATGCGCAGCGACCACCTGACCAAGCACGCCCGCCGCCACACCGAGTTTCACCCAAGCATGATCAAGCGATCCAAGAagtccagctccagcagctccttgtgA
- the KLF9 gene encoding Krueppel-like factor 9 isoform X2 — MSAVAYVDFVAAQCLVSISNRSTVPEAARLKVPGEGEGARELRDPRDAWKDYCALLAIAKSLLELNKYRPLPAPSVCSDSVESPDEDAGSDSDAATEQGSSPPRSPPPGPPPRLRATGAAPKGKLAAEKRHKCPFSGCGKVYGKSSHLKAHYRVHTDCCGKHPFSRVNENTQIAGVLMDLFPGVGETLSF; from the exons ATGTCGGCCGTCGCCTACGTGGACTTTGTGGCGGCGCAGTGTCTGGTCTCCATCTCCAACCGCTCCACCGTGCCCGAGGCGGCGCGGCTGAAGGTGCCGGGCGAGGGGGAGGGGGCCCGGGAGCTGCGCGACCCCCGCGACGCCTGGAAGGACTACTGCGCCCTGCTGGCCATCGCCAAGAGCCTGCTGGAGCTGAACAAGTACCGGCCGCTGCCCGCCCCCTCCGTCTGCAGTGACAGCGTGGAGAGCCCCGACGAGGACGCGGGCTCCGACAGCGACGCGGCCACCGAGCAGGGCTCCAGCCCACCCCGGAGTcccccgccggggccgcccccccGCCTGCGTGCCACTGGGGCCGCCCCCAAGGGGAAGCTGGCGGCCGAAAAGCGGCACAAGTGCCCCTTCAGCGGCTGCGGCAAGGTCTACGGCAAATCTTCCCACCTTAAGGCGCACTACCGGGTGCACACAG ATTGCTGTGGGAAACACCCATTCTCAAGGGTTAATGAAAATACGCAGATTGCTGGAGTTCTAATGGACCTATTTCCAGGTGTTGGAGAAACATTATCATTCTGA